Within the Candidatus Eisenbacteria bacterium genome, the region ACCCTTCAGGGCAGAATCTATGAAGCCCCCGTCGAACTGATCGAAAAAAATGTCACCCTTCTGTATCAGGAAGATGACCCCCTGCGGATCGAAATCTTTTACCATGATCAATCCTATGGATTCCTCGTTCCCCTCAACCCCCATATTAACGCCCGGATCAAACGAAACGCTGAGCGCACCTACATTGAACCAAAACCGACTTCTGAGCCCACCCCTCCCATCGCAAAACCCTATCAGGGGGGGAAGCTCTTCGAAAGGAGTGAGGACGATGACTCGCTATAAGCAATTCTTCGGCTTTCAACGAGAACCCTTCCCCCAGGACATCAAAGTCGAGGACCTCTACCCCCTGCCGGGTCTCAAAAGCCTCGCCGACCGATTCCTCTATGCCCTTGATTTGGGCGCCATTAGTGTCATCACCGGTGAGGTGGGTACCGGCAAATCCACCTCGCTCAGATACGCCTCCTCTCCTCTGCACCCCTCTCAATACCGCATCATCCCTGTCACGGCCAACACCGGAACCATCCTCGAACTGCTCAAACAAATCCTGCTCTCCCTCCAGGTAGAGTCCCGTTGCCTCTCCATCACCCTTCTGGCCAAAACCCTCCGAGGGATTCTGGTCGAAATCAATGCGAAAAAACAACAACCGATCCTCATCATTGACGAAGCCCACCTGATGCGCATCGAGATCTTTGCCCAACTCCATACCCTGCTCCAATTTGACTTTGACTCCAAACCCTTGGTCCCGCTCATCCTCTGCGGACAAAATACCCTGATTGATAAGCTGATGTATCACAGCTCGCGTCCTCTGGCCTCCAGGGTCGTGGGCAGGTCTCATCTTGAAGGCTTAACTCTCAAAGAAATGGAGGGATATCTAAATCACCACCTCAGGATCGCTGGGATCAAGGAACAACTCTTCGCCGAGGAGGCCATC harbors:
- a CDS encoding AAA family ATPase; its protein translation is MTRYKQFFGFQREPFPQDIKVEDLYPLPGLKSLADRFLYALDLGAISVITGEVGTGKSTSLRYASSPLHPSQYRIIPVTANTGTILELLKQILLSLQVESRCLSITLLAKTLRGILVEINAKKQQPILIIDEAHLMRIEIFAQLHTLLQFDFDSKPLVPLILCGQNTLIDKLMYHSSRPLASRVVGRSHLEGLTLKEMEGYLNHHLRIAGIKEQLFAEEAILAIQQGSGGLLRRANHLARGALVAATLEKNRTVSAEHVRAASTEII